The stretch of DNA CTTTCCGATTTGGAAATTGGAGCTTATTGAGATCGGGAGCTTGGAATTTGGAATTTCGTCTCGCCTCGGCCGACGTTACTTCCCGATGCAGAACCTCGCGAAGATCCGGTCGAGCACGTCCTCCGTCGTCGACTCTCCGACGAGGTCGGAGAGCGCCGCGAGCGCTTCCTCGACGGAGAGAATCGCGATCTCCGCCGGCTCCCGCCCTCCCAGTGCTTCCTTCGCCCGCCGTGCCGCGTCCCGCGCGCGGACGATGAGGTCGCGCTGCCGGCGCGAGACCGACTCCCCTGCCGCCTCCGCGGGAAATTCGACGGCGAGCCGCCGGCCGATCTCGACCGACAACCGCCCGGCAGCGTCTTCCGAGATCGCCGAAAGGCCGAGCGAGCCCGTCTCACCAGGCGGCGCAGCGAGATCGATCTTATTGAAAACGAGGAGCTTGCAGCTCGATTCCAGGGCGTTCCAGGCACGCCGCGCCGCATCGTCCCACGGCTCGACCGCGTCGTGCACCCAGAGCGCGAGATCCGCGCTTCGCGATTCCTCCCTCGCGCGAGCGACCCCCTCCGCCTCGACCGCGCTCCCCGTCTCGCGCATTCCCGCGGTGTCGACGAGACGCACGGGCAGCCCGCCGATCTCGACGTCGGCTTCGAGGGTGTCGCGCGTCGTACCGGCCTCCGCGGCGACGATCGCGCGGTCGTACCCGACGAGGCGGTTGAAGACGGTCGATTTCCCGGCGTTCGGAGCGCCGAGGATCGCGACGCGGAGCCCCGACGCGATGCGAGAGGCGATCTCCGATCCGGCGGCGAGGCGCGCGAGCGTCCCGGCGGCCGAGTCGAGTTGCCGGCCGATCTCCTCGGGATCTTCCTCCCCCGCCTGCTCCGGAAAGTCGATCGCCGCGGTCCAGAGCGCGTGCGCGGTGAGCAACGCGTCGCGCACGGGCGCGATCTCGCGCTCCCCTCTTCCCGCCAGGCGCGCGAGCGCGCCGCGCGCCGCGGTCTCCGTCGCCGCGTCGACCAGCTCGGCGACCGACTCCGCCTCGAGGAGCGACAGCTTTCCGTTCAAGAACGCGCGACGCGAGAACTCCCCCGGCTCGGCCGGGCGCGCGCCGGCCGCCTGCGCCGAAGCGAGCAGCGTCCGCGAGAGGACGGGATTGCCATGGAACGAGATCTCGACGACGTCCTCCCCCGTGTACGACGCGGGCGTCGGAAAGTACGTCACGAGGCCCCGGTCGAAAGGCTCGCCCGCCGCGTCGCGCAGCTCGACGAGCCCCGCCGTCCGCGGCGCGGGCGCTTCGGGAAGCCCCGGCGCGACCCGCCGCGCGATCGCGAGCGCCTCCCTTCCCGAGATCCTCGCGACCGCGATCGCGCTGCGCGCCATCGGCGTGGAGAGAGCGACGATCGTGTCGAGCTGGTCGGCGCCTTTTGGCTTCAAATCCGAAATCCGAAATCCGAAATCCGAAACAAGCACAAAATCCGAATTTCAAAAATTCGAAACGTGGAATCCATCGAGCTCATGTTTTTGAGTTTCGAAATTCGAATTTGTTTCGGATTTCGCGCTTCGTGCTTCGGATTTCAAGCCGCTCGGAGCGACATCGGTGCTGCCGAGGCGCGCGTTTCTATCGCTTCGGCAAAATGGCCACTCTTTTGAAGAACCCCTCCCCTTCGCTCTTGGTCTCGACCTGCGCGTCTTCGGACAGCGACAGGTGGACGAGGCGGCGATCCGAAGGGGACATCGGGTCGAGCAGCACCTTGCGGCCGGAGAGCTTCACGCGCTCGGCCTGCCGGCGCGCGGATTCCTGGAGGAGCTCCTGGCGCCGCTCGCGGAAGCCGTCCGCGTCGAGCTGCGGGAAGACCGGCCGGCCGAGCTTCTTGCCCGCGATGCGTCCGGCGAGCGTCTGCAGCCCCTCGAGTCCCTCTCCCTGCCTGGCCAGCAGGTGCGGCAGGTCGTCGCCCGAGAGGTCGAACGAGAGGTCGGAGCGGTGACGGACATCCACGCGGAGCTCGGCGGCGACGAGGAGCTCGCGCAGGACGTTCGAAACTTCGGCGATCGTTTCCTCGTCCGCCGGAGGCTCCTCCGCGCCGCGCTCGGCGGCGGGACGCTCCGCGGCGGCCGGCGCGAATTTCATCGTGCCGTCCGTGATCAGCTCCACGACGACCCGGCGAGCGCCCCAGAACGATTTCTTGTCCTCGACGATCCGGTACTGGAGATCGTCCGCGGGCCGCCCCACGGCTCCGGCCGCGAGCTCCAGCGCCTCTTCCAGGGTCTTTCCTTCGTATCGCATGGTCGAATCCTACCCTCTCGTTTTTGCGGCTTTCGCCTTCCCGCGGCGCGCGGCGGGCGCCGGCTCGTCGCGGTACATCCGATTGATCAGCGCCTGCTGCGCGATCGTCAGCACGTTCGAAAACAGCCAGTAGAGCACGAGGCCGGCCGGCATGTCCTTCATGAAGAACCCCCAGAAGAGCGGCATCACGAGGAACATCTTCCGCTGCGCCGCGTCGACGGTCGACGGCGTCATCAACTGCTGGAGGAACATCGTTCCGATCATCACGATGACGAGCACGTACGTGGGGTCCTTCGCCGAGAGATCGTGGATCCAGAGGGCGAAGGGCGCGTGGCGGAGCTCGATCGCGCGCTCGAGCACGATGTAGAACGCGAAGAGGACGGGCATCTGGAGGAGCATCGGAAGGCAGCCGCTCATCGGGTTGTAGCCTTCCGCCTGGTACAGCGCCATCATCTCCTGGTTCATCTTGTTGCGCTGCTCGACGTCGATCTTCGCCTTCTTGTACTTGTCCTTGATCACGTTGATCTTCGGCTGGAGCTTCTGCATCTTCTTCATGCCGACGAACGATTTCTGCATGAGCGGGAAGAGGAGCAGCCGGATCAGGAACGTGACGGCGAGAATCGCGACTCCCCAGTTGGCGACGTAGCGGTGGGAGGCCTTGAGCAGCCAGATCAGGCCGCGCGCGATGATCCCGAGGTTGATCCCCATCGAGCGGAAGCTGACGGTCTCCTCGAGATGCAGACCGAGCGAGGAGAGGATGTCGAGGTCCTTCGGGCCGATGTAGAGGCTTCCTTCGAGGACCGACGTCGCGCCGGCGCCGGCGCGGACCTGCTCCTCCTTCTTTCCGGTCTCCCCCTCGCGCACCGGGGCGACCCACCACCGGGTCTCCCCGCGCGGGACGAACGCGGCGAGGAAGTAGTTGTCCTCGAGGCCGACGAATCCCGCCTTCGGGAGCGGCCCCTGCTGGAC from Thermoanaerobaculia bacterium encodes:
- the mnmE gene encoding tRNA uridine-5-carboxymethylaminomethyl(34) synthesis GTPase MnmE codes for the protein MKPKGADQLDTIVALSTPMARSAIAVARISGREALAIARRVAPGLPEAPAPRTAGLVELRDAAGEPFDRGLVTYFPTPASYTGEDVVEISFHGNPVLSRTLLASAQAAGARPAEPGEFSRRAFLNGKLSLLEAESVAELVDAATETAARGALARLAGRGEREIAPVRDALLTAHALWTAAIDFPEQAGEEDPEEIGRQLDSAAGTLARLAAGSEIASRIASGLRVAILGAPNAGKSTVFNRLVGYDRAIVAAEAGTTRDTLEADVEIGGLPVRLVDTAGMRETGSAVEAEGVARAREESRSADLALWVHDAVEPWDDAARRAWNALESSCKLLVFNKIDLAAPPGETGSLGLSAISEDAAGRLSVEIGRRLAVEFPAEAAGESVSRRQRDLIVRARDAARRAKEALGGREPAEIAILSVEEALAALSDLVGESTTEDVLDRIFARFCIGK
- a CDS encoding R3H domain-containing nucleic acid-binding protein, translating into MRYEGKTLEEALELAAGAVGRPADDLQYRIVEDKKSFWGARRVVVELITDGTMKFAPAAAERPAAERGAEEPPADEETIAEVSNVLRELLVAAELRVDVRHRSDLSFDLSGDDLPHLLARQGEGLEGLQTLAGRIAGKKLGRPVFPQLDADGFRERRQELLQESARRQAERVKLSGRKVLLDPMSPSDRRLVHLSLSEDAQVETKSEGEGFFKRVAILPKR
- the yidC gene encoding membrane protein insertase YidC, with the protein product MEKRLLLAAALSIVVLVLWDAITPKAPKTSPAPPAPAAAGTAPAAAPSASSAPPPSPAPPPSPAVLPVAAAARESVVIDRPLYRAVIDNRGAVLTSFLLKKYDDDERHRLEMVHRGESPDLPLDLDFGSDAASTLAANAALYAVERTKDGNRDVVRLRFAGDGRSFEKTLTFGDGYLVGVKVACAGAKQPFVLALGPGIRNLSTQEKENRFTSASGAVWFDGDRAHSVPRQKVQSVQQGPLPKAGFVGLEDNYFLAAFVPRGETRWWVAPVREGETGKKEEQVRAGAGATSVLEGSLYIGPKDLDILSSLGLHLEETVSFRSMGINLGIIARGLIWLLKASHRYVANWGVAILAVTFLIRLLLFPLMQKSFVGMKKMQKLQPKINVIKDKYKKAKIDVEQRNKMNQEMMALYQAEGYNPMSGCLPMLLQMPVLFAFYIVLERAIELRHAPFALWIHDLSAKDPTYVLVIVMIGTMFLQQLMTPSTVDAAQRKMFLVMPLFWGFFMKDMPAGLVLYWLFSNVLTIAQQALINRMYRDEPAPAARRGKAKAAKTRG